In one Salvelinus fontinalis isolate EN_2023a unplaced genomic scaffold, ASM2944872v1 scaffold_0070, whole genome shotgun sequence genomic region, the following are encoded:
- the LOC129842829 gene encoding transcription activator BRG1 isoform X4: MSTPDPPMGGTPRQGPSPGPGPSPGAMLGPSPGPSPGGSSHSMMGPSPGPPSSGHPLPQAGPSGYSQENMHPLHKPLEGMERTAMERTAMERTAMERTAMERTAMERTAMERTAMERTGMERPGMERPGMERTAMERTAMERTAMERTGMERTAMERTAMERTAMERTAMERTAMERTGMERTGMERTGMERAGMERTGMERTGMERTAMERTAMERTGMERTGMERTGMERTGMERTGMERTGMERTGMERTGMERNTMERTAMERTAMERTAMERTGMERTAMERTGMERTGMERNAMERTGMERTGMERTGMHEKAMSEESRFAQMKGMRQGGHSGMGPPPSPMDQHSQGYHSPLGGSDHSSPVPSNGPPSGPLQPSSAGPNPSDTSSNPDSQTLGGQNQLQNRPGGPQQSGPGPVGPGGGPTPFNQNQLHQLRAQIMAYKMLARGQPLPDHLQMAVQGKRPIGCSPGMQGPGPGQGGLGQPMPSLAPGGPGGVGPGQGPGGPMGQGYSRAHGMMGPNMPPPGPSGPTGMQGQNPNGPPKSWSEGPMVNAAAPSNAPQKLIPPQPTGRPSPAPPSIPPAASPVMPPQTQSPGQPVQPPPMVPHHAKQNRITPIQKPHGLDPVEILQEREYRLQARITHRIAELENLPGSLAGDLRTKATIELKALQLLNFQRQLRQEVVVCMRRDTALETALDAKAYKRSKRQSLREARITEKLEKQQKIEQERKRRQKHQEYLSIILAHAKDFKEYHRSITAKIQKATKAVATYHANTEREQKKENERIEKERMRRLMAEDEEGYRKLIDQKKDKRLAYLLQQTDEYVANLTELVRAHKLVQALKEKKKKRKKKKKLENAEGQTPVLGPDGEPLDETSQMSDLPVKVIHVDSGNILTGADAPKAGQLDTWLEMNPGYEVAPRSDSEDSGSEEEEEEEEEPQPAVPPVVVLPGLVGLEEKKKKIPDPDSEEVSEVDVRHIIEHAKQDVDDEYNSAEAAFARGLQSYYAVAHAVTERVEKQSTILINGQLKQYQIKGLEWLVSLYNNNLNGILADEMGLGKTIQTIALITYLMENKRVNGPFLIIVPLSTLSNWVYEFDKWAPSVVKVSYKGSPQARRAFIPQLRSGKFNVLLTTYEYIIKDKQVLAKIRWKYMIVDEGHRMKNHHCKLTQVLNTHYLAPRRVLLTGTPLQNKLPELWALLNFLLPTIFKSCSTFEQWFNAPFAMTGEKVDLNEEETILIIRRLHKVLRPFLLRRLKKEVEAQLPEKVEYVIKCDMSALQRVLYRHMQAKGVLLTDGSEKDKKGKGGTKTLMNTIMQLRKICNHPYMFQQIEESFSEHLGFSGGIVSGLDLYRASGKFEVLDRILPKLRATNHKVLLFCQMTSLMTIMEDYFAYRNFKHLRLDGTTKADDRGMLLKAFNDPASQYFIFLLSTRAGGLGLNLQSADTVVIFDSDWNPHQDLQAQDRAHRIGQQNEVRVLRLCTVNSVEEKILAAAKYKLNVDQKVIQAGMFDQKSSSHERRAFLQAILEHEEQDEVGAPGGVWKSGGSWEEDEVPDDETVNQMIARSEEEFDHFMRMDLDRRREDARNPRRKPRLMEEDELPTWIMKDDAEVERLTCEEEEEKMFGRGSRQRKEVDYSDSLTEKQWLKAIEEGTLEEIEEEVRHKKTTRKRKRDRDDLPGPSSSSSGGRRSRDKDEDGKRQKKRGRPPAEKLSPNPPALTKKMKKIVDAVIKYKDSSNGRQLSEVFIQLPSRKELPEYYELIRKPVDFRKIKERIRSHRYRSLGDLERDVMLLFQNAQTFNLEGSLIYEDSIVLQSVFTSLRQKIEKEEDSEGEDSEEEEEDLDEGSESECESSLKKGSRSVKVKIRLGRREKSSDRGKGRRRMGRTRAKPVVSDDDTEEEQEEERSPSGTDEES; encoded by the exons ATGTCCACTCCAGACCCTCCCATGGGGGGTACCCCTCGACAGGGTCCTTCCCCAGGCCCGGGGCCCTCTCCTGGGGCAATGCTTGGCCCCAGCCCTGGTCCTTCTCCAGGGGGGTCCTCTCACAGCATGATGGGGCCCAGCCCAGGGCCTCCATCCTCAGGTCACCCCCTGCCTCAGGCTGGGCCCTCTGGATACTCCCAGGAGAACATGCACCCTCTGCACAAA CCACTGGAAGGTATGGAGAGGACTGCCATGGAGAGGACTGCCATGGAGAGGACTGCCATGGAGAGGACTGCCATGGAGAGGACTGCCATGGAGAGGACTGCCATGGAGAGGACTGCCATGGAGAGGACTGGTATGGAGAGGCCTGGTATGGAGAGGCCTGGTATGGAAAGGACTGCCATGGAGAGGACTGCCATGGAGAGGACTGCCATGGAGAGGACTGGTATGGAGAGGACTGCCATGGAGAGGACTGCCATGGAGAGGACTGCCATGGAGAGGACTGCCATGGAGAGGACTGCCATGGAGAGGACTGGTATGGAGAGGACTGGTATGGAGAGGACTGGTATGGAGAGGGCTGGTATGGAGAGGACTGGTATGGAGAGGACTGGTATGGAGAGGACTGCCATGGAGAGGACTGCCATGGAGAGGACTGGTATGGAGAGGACTGGTATGGAGAGGACTGGTATGGAGAGGACTGGTATGGAGAGGACTGGTATGGAGAGGACTGGTATGGAGAGGACTGGTATGGAGAGGACTGGTATGGAGAGAAATACCATGGAGAGGACTGCCATGGAGAGGACTGCCATGGAGAGGACTGCCATGGAAAGGACTGGTATGGAGAGGACTGCCATGGAGAGGACTGGTATGGAGAGGACTGGTATGGAGAGAAATGCCATGGAGAGGACTGGTATGGAAAGGACTGGTATGGAGAGAACTGGTATGCATGAGAAGGCCATGAGTGAGGAGTCACGCTTTGCCCAGATGAAGGGCATGAGACAGGGAGGGCACAGTGGCATGGGCCCTCCTCCCAGCCCCATGGACCAACACTCTCAAG gctaccactCCCCACTTGGCGGCTCTGACCACTCCAGCCCCGTCCCTTCCAACGGGCCCCCCTCTGGCCCTCTCCAACCCTCTAGCGCTGGCCCAAACCCCTCAGACACCTCCTCCAACCCGGACTCCCAAACCCTGGGGGGCCAGAACCAGTTGCAGAACCGTCCCGGTGGGCCCCAGCAAAGTGGCCCCGGCCCTGTTGGCCCCGGTGGAGGCCCTACTCCTTTCAACCAGAACCAGCTTCACCAGCTGCGGGCCCAGATCATGGCCTATAAG ATGCTGGCCAGGGGGCAGCCACTACCGGACCATCTCCAGATGGCTGTCCAGGGGAAGAGGCCCATAGGGTGCAGCCCAGGGATGCAGGGTCCGGGGCCAGGGCAGGGGGGACTGGGGCAGCCCATGCCCAGCCTGGctcctggaggtcctggaggTGTGGGGCCAGGACAAGGACCAGGAGGACCCATGGGCCAGGGCTACAGCAGAGCTCACG GGATGATGGGACCCAACATGCCTCCTCCAGGCCCCTCTGGTCCAACAGGCATGCAGGGACAGAACCCCAACGGACCCCCCAAGTCCTGGTCTGAAG GTCCAATGGTAAACGCCGCCGCCCCCTCTAACGCTCCCCAGAAGTTGATTCCTCCCCAGCCGACGGGCCGTCCCTCCCCCGCTCCACCCTCCATACCCCCCGCGGCCTCCCCGGTCATGCCCCCTCAGACCCAGTCCCCTGGGCAACCGGTCCAGCCCCCACCCATGGTTCCCCACCATGCCAAGCAGAACCGCATTACCCCCATCCAGAAACCCCACGGACTCGACCCGGTGGAAATACTGCAGGAGAGGGAGTACAG ACTGCAGGCTCGTATCACCCACCGTATAGCTGAGTTGGAGAACCTCCCTGGCTCTCTGGCTGGAGACCTGAGGACCAAGGCCACCATCGAACTCAAGGCCCTCCAGCTGCTCAACTTCCAGAGACAG CTGCGTCAGGAGGTTGTGGTGTGTATGCGTAGGGACACAGCTCTGGAGACGGCTCTGGACGCTAAGGCCTACAAGAGGAGCAAGCGCCAGTCCCTACGAGAGGCCCGCATCACAGAGAAACTGGAGAAACAGCAGAAGATCGAACAGGAGCGTAAACGTCGACAGAAACACCAG GAGTATCTGAGCATTATCCTGGCCCACGCCAAAGACTTTAAGGAGTACCACCGCTCCATCACAGCTAAGATCCAGAAAGCCACCAAGGCCGTGGCCACGTACCACGCCAACACAGAGCGTGAGCAGAAGAAGGAGAACGAGCGCATCgagaaggagaggatgaggaggctgaTG gctgagGATGAGGAGGGCTACCGTAAGCTGATTGACCAGAAGAAGGACAAGCGTCTGGCCTACCTGCTGCAGCAGACGGATGAGTACGTGGCCAACCTCACTGAGTTGGTCCGGGCTCACAAGCTGGTACAGGCCCtcaaagagaagaagaagaagaggaagaagaagaag AAGCTGGAGAACGCTGAGGGTCAGACTCCTGTACTGGGACCTGATGGAGAA cCTCTAGATGAGACGTCCCAGATGAGTGACCTACCAGTGAAGGTGATCCACGTGGACAGTGGTAACATCCTGACAGGGGCGGACGCTCCTAAAGCTGGACAGCTGGACACATGGCTGGAGATGAACCCTGG GTACGAAGTGGCCCCTCGCTCTGACAGTGAAGACAGTGgatcggaagaggaggag gaggaagaggaggagcccCAGCCGGCAGTGCCTCCAGTAGTGGTCCTCCCAGGGTTAGTGGGgttagaggagaagaagaagaagatccCAGACCCCGACAGTGAAGAAGTATCAGAGGTGGACGTACGACACATCATAGA GCACGCTAAGCAGGATGTGGATGATGAGTATAACAGTGCAGAGGCAGCGTTCGCTCGGGGACTCCAGTCTTACTACGCTGTGGCCCATGCTGTCACTGAGAGAGTGGAGAAACAGTCCACTATACTCATCAACGGACAACTGAAACAGTACCAG attAAAGGTCTGGAGTGGCTGGTGTCTCTCTACAACAACAATCTGAATGGTATCCTGGCTGATGAAATGGGACTAGGAAAGACCATCCAGACCATCGCTCTCATCACGTACCTGATGGAGAACAAACGAGTCAACGGACCTTTCCTCATCATAGTACCGCTCTC AACTCTCTCTAACTGGGTGTATGAGTTTGACAAGTGGGCTCCGTCTGTAGTGAAAGTCTCCTACAAG GGCTCCCCTCAGGCCAGAAGGGCCTTCATCCCCCAGCTACGCAGCGGCAAGTTCAACGTTCTCCTCACTACCTATGAGTACATCATTAAGGATAAACAGGTCCTAGCcaag ATCCGGTGGAAGTACATGATCGTGGACGAGGGCCACCGGATGAAGAACCACCACTGTAAGCTGACCCAGGTCCTCAACACCCACTACCTGGCCCCCAGGAGAGTGCTCCTAACTGGGACACCGCTCCAGAACAAGCTGCCTGAGCTCTGGGCCCTGCTCAACTTTCTCCTGCCCACCATCTTTAAGAGCTGCAGTACCTTCGAACAGTGGTTCAATGCACCATTCGCTATGACTGGAGAGAAG GTAGATCTAAATGAAGAGGAGACCATCCTGATTATCCGTCGCCTCCACAAGGTGCTCCGCCCCTTCCTGTTACGCAGGCTCAAGAAGGAAGTAGAGGCTCAGCTACCGGAAAAG gtgGAGTATGTAATAAAGTGTGATATGTCAGCGCTCCAGAGGGTTCTGTACAGACATATGCAGGCCAAGGGAGTCCTACTGACAGACGGCTCTGAGAAGGACAAGAAG GGTAAAGGAGGTACCAAGACCCTGATGAACACCATCATGCAGTTGAGGAAGATCTGTAACCATCCCTACATGTTCCAACAGATAGAG GAATCTTTCTCGGAGCATTTAGGATTTTCCGGAGGGATAGTGAGTGG TCTTGACCTGTACCGAGCCTCAGGGAAGTTTGAGGTGCTGGACCGTATCCTGCCCAAGCTGAGGGCCACCAATCACAAGGTGTTGTTGTTCTGTCAGATGACCTCGCTCATGACCATCATGGAGGACTACTTCGCCTACCGCAACTTCAAGCACCTGCGTCTGGacg gcaCCACCAAAGCAGATGACAGGGGCATGCTGTTGAAGGCGTTTAACGACCCAGCCTCCCAGTACTTCATCTTCCTGCTCAGTACCAGAGCCGGGGGGCTGGGCCTCAACCTACAGTCAGCTGACACCGTGGTCATCTTTGACTCTGACTGGAACCCTCACCAG gacctGCAGGCCCAGGACCGTGCACACCGCATCGGCCAACAGAACGAGGTCCGTGTCCTGCGTCTCTGCACCGTCAACTCCGTAGAGGAGAAGATCCTGGCAGCGGCCAAGTACAAACTCAACGTGGACCAGAAGGTCATCCAGGCCGGCATGTTTGACCAGAAGTCATCGAGCCACGAGCGCCGGGCTTTCCTGCAGGCTATCCTGGAGCACGAGGAACAGGACGAGGTCGGGGCCCCGGGCGGCGTGTGGAAGTCTGGGGGGTCTTGG GAGGAGGACGAGGTGCCAGACGATGAGACGGTCAACCAGATGATCGCCAGGAGCGAGGAGGAGTTTGACCACTTCATG cgTATGGACCTGGACAGGAGGCGTGAGGACGCTCGTAACCCCCGCCGTAAGCCCCGTCTGATGGAGGAGGACGAGCTGCCCACCTGGATCATGAAGGACGACGCAGAGGTGGAGAGACTCACctgtgaggaggaagaggagaagatgtTCGGGAGGGGGTCCCGCCAGCGCAAGGAGGTGGACTACAGTGACTCACTTACTGAGAAGCAGTGGCtcaag gcCATTGAGGAAGGCACGTTAGAGGAGATCGAGGAGGAGGTGCGTCACAAGAAGACCACCCGGAAGCGAAAGCGTGACCGCGATGACCTCCCtggcccctcctcttcctcctcgggGGGCAGGCGGAGCCGGGACAAGGACGAGGACGGGAAGAGACAGAAGAAGAGGGGACGCCCCCCCGCAGAGAAACTCTCCCCCAACCCCCCCGCTCTCACCAAGAAGATGAAGAAGATAGTGGACGCTGTTATTAAATACAAAGACAG CAGTAATGGTCGTCAGCTGAGTGAGGTCTTCATCCAGCTGCCCTCGCGCAAAGAGCTGCCAGAGTACTACGAGCTCATCCGCAAGCCTGTCGACTTCAGGAAAATCAAG GAGAGGATCCGTAGCCACAGATACCGTAGTCTAGGAGACCTGGAGAGAGATGTGATGCTACTCTTTCAGAACGCACAGACCTTCAACCTGGAGGGATCACTG ATCTACGAGGACTCCATCGTGCTCCAGTCGGTGTTCACCAGTCTGAGACAGAAGATCGAGAAGGAGGAGGACAGCGAGGGAGAggacagtgaggaagaggaggaggacctggaCGAAGGCTCCGAGTCAGAGTGTGAGTCATCACTGAAGAAAGGAT CCCGCTCAGTGAAGGTGAAGATCCGTCTGGGACGGAGAGAGAAGAGTAGTGACCGAGGGAAGGGTAGGAGACGTATGGGACGCACCCGAGCCAAACCTGTCGTCAGCGACGACGACACtgaagaggagcaggaggag GAACGCTCCCCCAGTGGCACTGATGAAGAATCCTAA